A region of Candidatus Eremiobacterota bacterium DNA encodes the following proteins:
- a CDS encoding ATP-binding protein — protein sequence MTIPLVPRKLLAVLLYLLCGVAIVLSFRFAPLPSPPRLVFCTFLVFIASLASLRLPGGRWEYIPVYPPLLVSVLMLGPFAWIPAVLPVLAFRLTAGILRKAVVPRGYPHPLHLALVSLVSGFFFRAAGGILSFGSIDRLVIFPLLASIVLFFALSLWELPYSSLARGKGTLAFRHYDRRGRLVDLSLAPLGILAVVLEARWGPLYVLFIVIPLVLVYFFLKKAFADAEKKDDLNVFYRYTTLISSSLTRGDVLKSLADEITEVAQLDGVIVLLHREGAGDASFHAGKGALADLPLSSALAQFARRGNSPVMATEVIARGDLVPDLAHHVSEGKELTLTAVGEGDNLRGALFALKDHFSDKDRQYLGIGASQASSAIINAELYKEAVIANERLKEAQARLIQSSRIAAVGQLAAGVAHELNNPLGAVLTNIQTLAPFLEGRDDLKENLGEAEGAVLQCKLIIEKLLRYSRQADAPPGPVDLRAVVKDSLELVEDHFSLSNIIIRENLGETPAVTANPNHITQMVTNVLMNAYDAIVEKGSGSGTLEVRCGLEESGVFFSVGDDGAGMSEEVMKSAFQPFFTTKGMGKAAGLGLSISQDIVRKYGGTIEAASKLHEGSLFTVRIPVRQEESRRNVEEDCT from the coding sequence ATGACCATCCCCTTGGTTCCCAGGAAGCTGCTTGCCGTTCTTCTATACCTTCTCTGCGGTGTGGCCATAGTGCTCTCTTTCCGCTTCGCCCCCCTTCCGTCACCTCCCCGGCTGGTGTTCTGCACATTCCTCGTTTTCATCGCGAGCCTTGCCTCCCTGCGACTCCCCGGCGGGCGGTGGGAATACATTCCTGTCTATCCCCCCCTTCTTGTCTCGGTATTGATGCTGGGCCCCTTTGCGTGGATTCCCGCGGTGCTTCCCGTTCTTGCATTCCGCCTGACAGCCGGTATCCTTCGGAAGGCCGTGGTGCCCCGCGGCTATCCCCATCCCCTTCACCTGGCCCTGGTCTCACTGGTGTCGGGCTTTTTCTTCCGTGCCGCCGGGGGAATACTCTCTTTCGGCAGCATTGATCGGTTGGTCATATTCCCTCTCCTTGCATCGATTGTGCTGTTCTTTGCCCTCTCCTTATGGGAGCTTCCCTATTCCTCCCTCGCGCGGGGGAAAGGCACACTGGCATTCAGGCATTATGACAGGAGAGGGAGGCTTGTGGACCTCTCCCTGGCCCCCCTCGGCATCCTCGCCGTGGTGCTTGAGGCCCGCTGGGGCCCCCTTTATGTCCTTTTCATCGTCATCCCCCTTGTTCTTGTTTACTTCTTCCTGAAAAAGGCCTTCGCCGATGCCGAGAAAAAAGATGATCTCAATGTCTTTTACCGTTACACCACTCTTATCAGCTCGAGCCTTACGAGGGGCGACGTGCTGAAATCATTGGCCGATGAGATTACCGAGGTGGCTCAGCTGGATGGGGTCATTGTGCTGCTGCACAGGGAAGGCGCCGGTGATGCCTCTTTTCACGCAGGGAAGGGAGCTCTTGCTGATCTGCCCCTCTCTTCGGCGCTGGCGCAGTTTGCCAGGCGGGGAAATTCCCCTGTCATGGCGACAGAAGTAATCGCCCGCGGGGATCTTGTTCCCGATTTGGCGCACCATGTGAGCGAAGGGAAGGAGCTCACCCTCACGGCAGTTGGCGAGGGCGACAACCTCAGGGGGGCACTATTCGCCCTGAAGGATCACTTCAGCGACAAGGACCGCCAGTATCTTGGCATAGGGGCGTCGCAGGCCTCGTCTGCCATTATCAATGCTGAGCTTTATAAAGAGGCTGTCATCGCCAATGAAAGGCTGAAGGAAGCCCAGGCACGGCTCATCCAGTCAAGCAGGATTGCCGCCGTGGGCCAGCTTGCCGCCGGAGTTGCCCATGAGCTGAACAACCCCCTCGGCGCAGTCCTTACGAATATCCAGACCCTTGCTCCCTTCCTGGAGGGGAGGGATGATCTGAAGGAGAACCTCGGTGAGGCCGAGGGCGCTGTCCTTCAATGCAAGCTCATCATTGAAAAGCTCCTGCGCTACTCGAGGCAGGCCGACGCGCCTCCGGGGCCCGTTGACCTGAGGGCTGTCGTGAAGGACAGCCTTGAGCTCGTGGAGGATCATTTCTCCCTTTCAAATATAATCATAAGGGAGAACCTGGGCGAGACGCCTGCCGTGACGGCAAATCCCAACCATATCACGCAGATGGTGACCAATGTGCTTATGAACGCCTATGATGCCATCGTCGAGAAGGGCTCCGGCTCGGGCACCCTGGAGGTAAGGTGCGGTCTGGAGGAGAGCGGGGTCTTTTTCTCCGTGGGAGATGACGGCGCGGGGATGAGCGAAGAGGTGATGAAATCGGCTTTCCAGCCCTTTTTCACCACCAAGGGGATGGGAAAGGCTGCCGGCCTGGGCCTCTCGATATCTCAGGACATCGTAAGGAAATATGGAGGAACAATAGAGGCAGCTTCGAAATTACATGAAGGCTCCCTTTTTACCGTGAGGATTCCCGTCAGGCAGGAAGAGAGCAGGAGAAATGTGGAGGAGGATTGCACATGA
- a CDS encoding leucyl aminopeptidase, which yields MHLKTTTEPLEDIKAEMLLVTIFEGEKELKGRLAWLDRILAGHITKLLKTNEVQGKYKEFALLHTTGIGADRILIIGMGKKEDFSIDRIRSVVAIAARNTRRIHAKSLAVDSFAPCGISAHESARAIVEGIVLGLYKFTKYMGEGAKKYEDTIGEVIIADQDEANLPLLEAGFKEGEALSKNANFVRDLVNEPANTLTPAYFAEVSERVAKEAGIAVTILDEKAIQDMGMGAFWAVAKASENPPRLVDLRYEGNPGGKWIGLVGKGITFDSGGLNIKTGDNMSRMHCDMAGAGAVLGAIATAAEMKLPVNCHAVMPLCENMPGSRAYKEGDILKSLEGKTIEILNTDAEGRLILADALTYTYKKGVEYLVDIATLTGGIVIALGHHLSGIMGNDQELVDILFKSGETTGERLWQLPLYKEFATQLRSDVADIENSGGRPASSITAAAFLKAFVGDTKWAHIDIAGTATIDAAITLYVRNPYVPKEGATAVGVRLLYQFLKDGAEVLKKKAEQGDEPSKEKGE from the coding sequence ATGCATTTGAAGACTACCACTGAGCCCCTGGAGGATATCAAGGCCGAAATGCTCCTTGTCACCATCTTCGAAGGGGAGAAGGAGTTGAAGGGCCGCCTGGCCTGGCTTGACAGGATTCTTGCGGGGCATATCACGAAGCTCCTCAAGACTAACGAGGTCCAGGGGAAATACAAGGAGTTTGCCCTTCTCCATACCACGGGAATAGGAGCAGACAGGATCCTGATCATCGGCATGGGAAAAAAAGAGGACTTCAGCATTGACAGGATCAGGTCCGTCGTGGCTATCGCAGCCCGCAACACCAGGAGGATCCACGCGAAGTCCCTTGCCGTTGACAGCTTCGCCCCTTGCGGGATAAGCGCCCATGAGAGCGCCAGGGCCATAGTTGAGGGAATTGTGCTGGGCCTTTACAAGTTCACCAAGTACATGGGTGAAGGGGCAAAGAAATACGAGGACACCATAGGAGAGGTGATTATCGCCGACCAGGACGAGGCAAACCTCCCCCTCCTTGAGGCAGGCTTCAAGGAAGGCGAGGCCCTCTCTAAGAATGCCAATTTCGTGAGGGACCTTGTCAATGAGCCGGCAAACACCCTCACGCCCGCATATTTTGCTGAGGTCTCAGAGAGGGTGGCAAAGGAAGCAGGCATAGCCGTCACCATTCTCGACGAGAAGGCCATACAGGATATGGGCATGGGAGCCTTCTGGGCCGTGGCAAAGGCAAGCGAGAACCCTCCGCGCCTTGTGGACCTCCGCTACGAGGGAAATCCCGGGGGAAAGTGGATCGGTCTCGTCGGCAAGGGCATCACCTTTGATAGCGGCGGTCTCAATATAAAGACAGGCGACAATATGAGCAGGATGCACTGCGATATGGCTGGAGCCGGCGCGGTACTGGGGGCCATTGCAACCGCCGCCGAGATGAAGCTGCCTGTCAACTGTCATGCCGTGATGCCCCTCTGCGAGAACATGCCGGGAAGCCGCGCCTATAAGGAAGGGGATATCCTGAAATCCCTGGAAGGTAAAACTATTGAGATCCTTAACACTGATGCCGAGGGCAGGCTTATCCTTGCAGATGCCCTTACTTACACCTACAAGAAGGGCGTGGAATACCTCGTGGACATCGCCACCCTTACAGGAGGAATCGTCATAGCGCTGGGCCATCACCTTTCAGGGATTATGGGCAATGACCAGGAGCTTGTCGATATTCTCTTCAAATCAGGGGAAACAACGGGGGAGCGCCTCTGGCAGCTTCCCCTCTATAAGGAGTTCGCCACGCAGCTTCGCAGCGACGTGGCCGACATAGAGAACAGCGGGGGAAGACCCGCGAGCTCCATTACCGCCGCAGCGTTCCTGAAGGCCTTCGTGGGGGACACGAAGTGGGCCCACATCGATATTGCCGGCACGGCCACCATCGACGCCGCCATCACCCTCTATGTGAGAAACCCCTATGTGCCCAAGGAGGGCGCCACCGCCGTAGGAGTAAGGCTTCTTTACCAGTTTCTCAAGGATGGGGCGGAGGTCCTCAAAAAGAAAGCTGAACAAGGCGATGAGCCTTCAAAGGAAAAGGGAGAATAA
- a CDS encoding DUF2950 domain-containing protein yields the protein MNNIMRIFHGKALTVAAAALLIILAGTAPLRAQDGAKIFASPDEAAKALIDACQVNDMKALFEILGPAAKAVLVTSDRAADEMGRKKFQAAAAEHMHLEKAGAAKVTMVIGKNKWPFPIPLVKGKEGWSFDSKAGREEIVNRRIGKNELNAIAVCCAYVDAQRHYASKDRMGKGILEYAQKVASSPGRKDGLYWPAKENQELSPFGPFIVSSSEYQAARKQGDPYYGYYFRILKAQGPKALGGAFNYVINGHMLAGFALVAYPADYGTSGVMTFVVNQWGRVFEKDLGKDTGRVAGSMKEYNPDGTWSAVKDKGALATE from the coding sequence ATGAATAATATAATGAGGATATTTCACGGAAAAGCTCTCACTGTCGCGGCAGCGGCGCTTCTTATTATTCTTGCGGGCACCGCTCCTCTCCGGGCTCAGGACGGCGCAAAAATATTCGCCTCGCCCGATGAGGCCGCAAAGGCCCTCATTGACGCTTGCCAGGTCAATGACATGAAGGCCCTTTTCGAGATACTGGGCCCCGCGGCGAAGGCGGTGCTTGTCACTTCCGACAGGGCGGCCGATGAGATGGGGCGCAAAAAATTCCAGGCTGCGGCAGCTGAGCACATGCACCTGGAAAAGGCTGGAGCAGCCAAAGTGACGATGGTCATCGGGAAAAACAAATGGCCTTTCCCCATCCCCCTCGTCAAGGGCAAGGAGGGATGGAGCTTTGACTCGAAAGCGGGAAGAGAGGAGATTGTTAACCGCCGCATTGGGAAGAACGAGCTCAATGCCATTGCCGTCTGCTGCGCCTATGTCGATGCCCAGAGGCATTATGCCAGCAAGGACCGCATGGGCAAGGGGATACTCGAGTATGCCCAGAAAGTGGCGAGCTCCCCTGGCAGGAAAGACGGCCTCTACTGGCCGGCAAAAGAGAACCAGGAGCTCTCCCCCTTCGGCCCCTTCATCGTGTCCTCATCGGAGTACCAGGCGGCGCGCAAGCAGGGCGATCCCTATTACGGTTATTATTTCAGGATCCTCAAGGCCCAGGGGCCCAAGGCGCTCGGCGGAGCCTTCAATTATGTCATCAACGGCCATATGCTGGCGGGATTTGCCCTCGTGGCGTACCCCGCTGACTACGGCACCTCGGGAGTGATGACCTTCGTGGTGAACCAGTGGGGCAGGGTCTTCGAAAAAGACCTGGGAAAGGACACAGGCCGCGTGGCGGGCTCAATGAAGGAGTACAACCCTGACGGGACTTGGAGCGCCGTGAAAGACAAGGGAGCCCTGGCTACGGAATAG
- a CDS encoding DUF3795 domain-containing protein: protein MDETRRDLVGTCGFYCGSCAVHISYKKGIEYQRKLASALSTHMGKPVAVTEIQCRGCRSLDRDSWGKRCTIRPCAEKKGITYCHECPEFPCDQYITLSETYQGIPFTQLGELKRFGVEKWLETMGGRWRCPKCTGAIESGTKKCGTCNSNCEKHVNSTLPPPG, encoded by the coding sequence ATGGACGAGACCCGGCGCGACCTTGTGGGCACATGCGGATTCTACTGCGGATCATGCGCCGTGCATATCTCCTACAAGAAAGGGATAGAGTACCAGAGGAAGCTGGCCTCTGCCCTTTCAACGCATATGGGGAAGCCCGTGGCAGTCACGGAGATTCAGTGCCGCGGGTGCCGCTCGCTTGACAGGGACTCCTGGGGAAAGAGGTGCACCATACGCCCCTGCGCGGAGAAAAAGGGCATCACTTACTGCCATGAGTGCCCCGAATTCCCCTGTGACCAGTATATCACTCTCTCTGAGACCTATCAGGGCATTCCCTTCACCCAGCTCGGGGAGCTCAAGCGCTTTGGTGTGGAAAAATGGCTTGAGACAATGGGGGGGCGCTGGCGCTGCCCCAAATGCACAGGCGCCATCGAATCAGGCACAAAAAAGTGCGGCACCTGCAATTCAAACTGCGAGAAGCACGTGAACTCGACCCTCCCGCCGCCGGGCTGA
- a CDS encoding penicillin acylase family protein translates to MKSLKIFAAVVFCALTLASGAYGEEVTIMRDQLGVPHIYADTDAALFFGQGYAMAQDRLFQMEMIRLVASGKLSKVMGEKCLPLDKLQRRDLYSDTDIQKISLNLPAEQKKIFQAFASGVNAYIKEALEAPDKKLPLEFRKFGLKPLDWKAEDVIKIIITEFSMYYECDQELKNAALYKHLIDKFGDVEGKNIFDDVIWKDDPGTPVTAPGWAAPRKASGGERIYSPSVGALAARYEKEMKAAQELKAALGVPTRPGSYAVAISGRRTQTGNPMLLAGPKIGFGIPSYYYECGLHGKEIDISGVSHIGFPGMLIGQNRDICWTITSGLDNQIDFFREKLNPKNMNQYWYKGKWVDMTKETYLIEVKDAKDVAYDVMKTVHGPVVGYDDKDPLNPVAYARAVSVKAEDIIDTWNTGQALRKARNSDEFFNAVRTSVLAINYISIDRKGDLSFMHSGKYPLRPENVDRRLPADGTGNSDWQGFMDPSMLPQAKNPSSGYFMTRNSKPAPLWDNGERTMLWGVQNKANVVESLMASPDYREVSFLDLKELDKAISITSFTALDFKPILLAALESNTEPGIREALTQLRYWNNRFEDIDGDGCYDSPGLLIFKTWWDTLVKDIFHDELGDYYIFASNDFGAPLVYRVLKGGSSPGMTLHHDYLNGKDAATVMTESLKKALEEIRGKYGKEPSKWLYKVVMEGLEPKLRVKVDLPMSQCDAIQMPASYRGSAVILFESSKNWQKAVSIVPPGNSGFVSCDGCACEHCRNQLEMFLKRKYKDLWFYPEDVQHHTESVKVLEFK, encoded by the coding sequence ATGAAAAGTCTGAAAATCTTTGCAGCAGTGGTCTTCTGTGCCCTCACCCTCGCGTCGGGCGCCTATGGGGAAGAAGTGACGATAATGAGGGACCAGTTAGGCGTGCCTCACATTTACGCCGACACTGACGCCGCCCTTTTCTTCGGCCAGGGGTATGCCATGGCGCAGGACAGGCTCTTCCAGATGGAGATGATCCGCCTTGTGGCGTCAGGGAAGCTTTCAAAGGTGATGGGGGAAAAGTGCCTTCCCCTTGACAAGCTCCAGAGAAGGGATCTTTACAGCGACACCGACATCCAGAAGATTTCTCTCAATCTCCCCGCGGAACAGAAGAAAATATTCCAGGCCTTTGCCTCGGGAGTGAACGCCTATATCAAGGAGGCCCTGGAGGCACCCGACAAGAAGCTCCCCCTTGAGTTCAGGAAATTCGGCCTGAAGCCCCTCGACTGGAAGGCTGAAGACGTGATAAAGATTATCATCACCGAATTCTCAATGTACTACGAGTGCGATCAGGAGCTCAAAAATGCCGCCCTTTACAAACATCTCATCGACAAGTTCGGCGACGTCGAAGGGAAAAACATCTTTGATGACGTCATCTGGAAGGATGATCCCGGCACCCCCGTGACGGCGCCGGGCTGGGCAGCCCCCAGGAAGGCTTCGGGAGGGGAGAGGATCTATTCACCCTCTGTAGGTGCCCTTGCCGCCCGTTACGAGAAGGAGATGAAAGCTGCGCAAGAGCTGAAGGCGGCCCTTGGCGTTCCCACGAGACCGGGAAGCTACGCCGTGGCCATCTCGGGCAGGAGAACCCAGACCGGCAATCCGATGCTCCTTGCAGGGCCCAAGATAGGCTTCGGGATACCGAGCTATTACTACGAGTGCGGTCTTCATGGAAAGGAGATTGACATCAGCGGCGTCTCCCACATAGGATTCCCGGGAATGCTGATCGGGCAGAACCGCGATATCTGCTGGACCATCACGAGCGGCCTTGATAACCAGATAGATTTCTTCAGGGAAAAGCTGAACCCCAAGAACATGAACCAATACTGGTACAAGGGCAAGTGGGTTGACATGACCAAGGAGACCTATCTCATCGAGGTGAAAGATGCGAAGGACGTGGCTTATGATGTCATGAAAACAGTCCACGGCCCTGTCGTCGGCTATGATGACAAGGATCCCCTCAACCCCGTGGCCTATGCCAGAGCAGTTTCCGTCAAGGCGGAAGATATCATTGATACATGGAATACCGGCCAGGCATTGAGAAAAGCCCGCAATTCCGACGAGTTTTTCAATGCCGTGAGGACCAGTGTGCTCGCGATAAACTATATAAGCATTGACAGGAAGGGCGATCTCTCTTTCATGCACTCGGGGAAATACCCCCTCCGTCCCGAAAATGTGGACCGCCGCCTTCCCGCTGACGGTACCGGAAACAGCGACTGGCAGGGCTTCATGGACCCGAGCATGCTCCCCCAGGCAAAGAATCCCTCTTCGGGATATTTCATGACGCGCAATTCGAAGCCGGCACCCCTCTGGGACAACGGCGAGAGAACCATGCTCTGGGGCGTGCAGAACAAGGCCAACGTCGTCGAGAGCCTTATGGCTTCACCGGACTACCGCGAGGTGAGCTTTCTCGATCTGAAGGAGCTGGACAAGGCCATCAGCATCACAAGCTTCACGGCCCTGGACTTCAAGCCGATCCTGCTTGCAGCGCTTGAATCCAACACGGAGCCCGGCATAAGGGAGGCTCTTACGCAGCTCCGCTACTGGAACAACCGCTTTGAAGACATTGACGGCGACGGATGCTATGATTCGCCGGGGCTCCTCATTTTCAAGACCTGGTGGGACACCCTGGTCAAGGACATCTTCCATGACGAGCTTGGCGACTATTACATCTTCGCCTCCAACGATTTCGGCGCCCCCCTTGTCTACCGCGTCCTCAAGGGAGGCTCGTCGCCCGGCATGACCCTCCATCACGATTATCTCAACGGCAAGGATGCCGCCACGGTGATGACGGAAAGCCTCAAGAAGGCCCTTGAAGAGATCAGGGGAAAATACGGGAAAGAGCCCTCCAAGTGGCTTTACAAGGTGGTCATGGAGGGTCTTGAGCCGAAATTGAGAGTGAAGGTCGATCTCCCGATGAGCCAGTGTGATGCCATACAGATGCCTGCCTCCTACAGGGGATCGGCAGTGATCCTTTTTGAGTCTTCAAAGAACTGGCAGAAGGCGGTGAGCATTGTTCCCCCGGGCAACAGCGGCTTCGTCTCCTGCGACGGCTGCGCCTGCGAGCACTGCAGGAACCAGCTCGAGATGTTCCTGAAGAGAAAATACAAGGATCTCTGGTTCTATCCTGAAGATGTGCAGCATCACACCGAGTCGGTGAAAGTGCTGGAGTTTAAATAG
- a CDS encoding class II aldolase/adducin family protein, whose translation MAKIREEMLKALRFCYQEGLVWGQSGILTARARGSQFLVAPRGASYEDPTEHSIGVYDSTKKRWRGPGLPPADLTIHGEIYRTRGQIQAIFQSQAPFTTLVACSDIALETALTPLTMASLGTVIDIPYNLPGSEELISSINVKSINSDVLLLRSYGALVAGKTLKEVIEKTITLEFTCRLCVFAGQGGIKLRPLSPDMVESLKDLRRKGAFAI comes from the coding sequence ATGGCAAAAATCAGGGAGGAAATGCTTAAAGCCCTGCGCTTCTGTTATCAGGAAGGGCTTGTGTGGGGCCAGTCAGGCATTCTTACTGCCAGGGCCAGGGGCTCCCAGTTCCTGGTGGCCCCCCGCGGCGCATCATATGAAGATCCCACCGAGCACTCAATCGGCGTTTATGACAGCACTAAAAAGAGGTGGAGGGGACCGGGCCTTCCCCCGGCCGATCTCACCATCCACGGGGAAATCTACCGCACGAGGGGACAGATCCAGGCGATTTTTCAGAGCCAGGCTCCCTTCACCACCCTTGTTGCCTGCTCCGACATCGCGCTTGAGACAGCCCTGACCCCTCTCACAATGGCAAGCCTTGGCACAGTGATAGATATTCCCTACAACCTGCCCGGGAGCGAAGAGCTTATTTCCTCAATCAACGTGAAAAGCATCAACAGCGACGTGCTGCTCCTCCGAAGCTACGGAGCGCTCGTGGCAGGGAAGACTCTCAAGGAAGTGATAGAAAAGACCATCACCCTCGAATTCACCTGCAGGCTCTGTGTCTTTGCAGGCCAGGGAGGTATCAAGCTCCGGCCTCTCTCGCCTGATATGGTTGAGAGTCTCAAAGATCTCAGGAGAAAGGGTGCCTTTGCGATCTAA
- a CDS encoding DUF3300 domain-containing protein has product MKKQYRSPGRHFKPAVIALFLLLTGFCGPGVVQGQDTILTSSQLEDIVAPVALYPDDLLTNVLTAATVPAEVTQAVQLLQASGGKVSSMPDNDWDPSVKALLSFPDVLNKMNSDPGWTQSLGNAVINQMNDVIAAVQSFRNKAMQAGNLQTNDQQKVVQDQNTIMIEPSTPDVYYVPQYEPSQVVYAGHPVAAFASGVAVANWWNYRNMNWANGTINVNPAYINHYNYRPGGNYYNNLYPRPGYTAANTWRPVATPYGTGNAYRAGNAYNAGNEVRTGNTVRAGNTYNINTGGNTANFDRNTANSLNTTRVNQSSLSTSNINAQLRQGFQQSPGGAFGGMSSGSSARYESARGASSRSSFQSSGFGGGSFNRGGGGFGGGRRR; this is encoded by the coding sequence TTGAAAAAACAATATCGTTCCCCTGGCAGGCATTTCAAGCCCGCGGTCATTGCCCTTTTTCTGCTGCTGACAGGCTTCTGCGGCCCAGGGGTGGTGCAGGGCCAGGACACAATTCTTACCTCAAGCCAGCTGGAAGACATTGTGGCGCCGGTGGCCCTCTACCCCGACGACCTGCTCACCAATGTCCTTACGGCGGCAACAGTTCCCGCCGAGGTGACTCAGGCAGTCCAGCTGCTGCAGGCAAGCGGCGGGAAGGTCTCCTCGATGCCCGACAACGACTGGGACCCCAGCGTGAAGGCCCTTCTCTCCTTTCCCGACGTGCTCAATAAAATGAATAGCGATCCAGGCTGGACTCAGAGCCTGGGGAATGCCGTCATCAACCAGATGAACGACGTCATAGCGGCAGTGCAGTCTTTCCGCAACAAGGCGATGCAGGCAGGGAACCTCCAGACCAACGATCAGCAGAAGGTCGTGCAGGACCAGAACACGATAATGATCGAGCCTTCAACACCCGATGTGTACTATGTCCCCCAGTATGAACCCTCGCAGGTGGTTTATGCGGGACACCCGGTGGCCGCCTTTGCCTCAGGCGTGGCAGTGGCGAACTGGTGGAACTACAGGAACATGAACTGGGCCAATGGCACCATCAACGTCAATCCCGCCTATATAAACCATTATAATTACCGGCCTGGCGGCAATTATTACAACAATCTCTACCCCCGTCCCGGCTACACCGCCGCAAACACCTGGCGCCCCGTGGCCACACCTTACGGCACCGGGAATGCCTACAGGGCAGGGAACGCTTATAACGCAGGAAATGAGGTCCGCACAGGAAACACGGTCCGCGCCGGGAACACTTATAATATAAATACTGGCGGCAACACCGCCAATTTTGACAGGAACACGGCGAACAGCCTGAATACCACAAGGGTCAACCAGTCGTCGCTCTCGACTTCCAATATCAATGCGCAGCTCAGGCAGGGCTTCCAGCAGAGCCCGGGCGGCGCCTTCGGAGGCATGAGCAGCGGGTCCTCGGCGCGCTATGAGAGCGCAAGAGGAGCATCAAGCAGGTCCTCCTTCCAGTCGAGCGGCTTTGGCGGCGGCTCATTCAACCGCGGCGGCGGAGGCTTTGGCGGCGGAAGAAGGCGCTAG
- a CDS encoding phosphodiester glycosidase family protein, translating into MGEITLKPGLLLCVAALLVALLSGAARGAVSFDEYVIDGVWVKAVTVDLGDSTIKVSPQVCYGLPFSEEPFDSIIYRTRPLAAVNGTYFNMETSTPVGEITIDGVKLNSSATGTVLAVTRKRRAFFFSARNHRKIKRSDLEFTLGGGPRLLVKGKIPSSFGGEGFRDKHIFGSAVRTAVGLDNASARLTMAVSLTSVTLGRWAATLRSLGVSDAINLDGGGSTALFYRGVFHVKPTRPLSNILVVYDRPGGGGGSHRGD; encoded by the coding sequence GTGGGAGAAATAACTCTCAAGCCTGGATTGCTTTTGTGTGTGGCGGCGCTCCTCGTGGCCCTCCTGTCGGGGGCCGCCCGGGGCGCCGTTTCTTTTGACGAGTACGTCATAGACGGGGTATGGGTCAAGGCGGTCACTGTTGATCTAGGCGACAGCACTATCAAGGTAAGCCCCCAGGTGTGCTATGGGCTCCCTTTTTCTGAGGAGCCCTTTGACAGCATCATTTACCGCACCCGGCCCCTGGCGGCAGTAAACGGCACCTATTTCAACATGGAAACGAGCACCCCCGTGGGGGAGATTACCATTGATGGCGTGAAGCTCAATTCGTCAGCCACAGGCACGGTCCTCGCCGTCACCAGGAAGCGCCGCGCCTTCTTTTTTTCAGCGCGGAACCACCGTAAGATAAAGAGAAGCGATCTTGAATTCACCCTGGGAGGAGGGCCCAGGCTCCTGGTGAAGGGGAAAATACCCTCTTCCTTTGGCGGTGAGGGCTTCAGGGATAAGCATATATTCGGGAGTGCCGTGAGAACTGCCGTGGGACTCGACAATGCATCAGCGAGGCTCACCATGGCAGTATCCCTTACTTCTGTGACCCTGGGCAGATGGGCGGCGACGCTCAGATCCCTCGGGGTGAGCGACGCCATCAATCTTGACGGCGGGGGCTCGACGGCGCTTTTTTACCGCGGAGTGTTTCACGTCAAGCCCACGAGACCCCTTTCCAACATCCTTGTGGTCTATGACAGGCCTGGCGGCGGCGGGGGAAGCCACCGGGGAGATTAG